The Microbulbifer sp. YPW1 genome contains a region encoding:
- a CDS encoding TonB-dependent receptor, with protein sequence MTKPAFNFKMVAPLAAAIISVNAGAQQALETQGELMETIVVTAQAANARSDIERQRESNKVVAVQTSEAIGELPDANVTEALQRMSGVFIARDQGEGRFVGVRGIDPNLNASTINGMSLPAPETDSRAVALDVIPSDLLASLEVFKTLTPDMSADSIGGAIEIKSINALDHDGQTYKVTVENGYSELQGENSPKFAGTYTNKFDLGGRTLGVAVAASHQERNFGSENIETDGVWEEFTALDGSVGVTAAEIEQRDYTVTRERTGLAANFDLEVSEGSQLYLHTLYSDFSDGEERQRNSFKLDEENDDPDTVSASSVTWSDAALEKELKDRYEEQEILSVVAGGSHDMDKWGVEYAVGFSHAEESEPHRRDTTFVQEGLELGYTRAGKIPKMFAADASAMDAASYELDELVVEDNYTDDEEVSFRIDFRRDIDVAGHPSELKFGLHERRREKTGDLNATVYDGFGGDFTLADFASNGVDYGLGDFGPGVNKGALNAFINANLDSFEIDETSTALDSARDYVMNEDISALYLMNDIDFGRANLVYGVRYEATDFSADGYRVAESGEAISGAEEIAEDVYVSAVSYERDYSNLFPSVNFKYDYSENVVLRAAYTESLSRPSFGDLNPSAAEIEYDEGELEVAAGNPALDPYEARNFDVSFEYYADSLGMFSLGAFHKQIDNFVVTADVASTADYSLYVGSLAVEEAEIFQPINGDKATLTGAELSWTRGFDNGFLLRANATMTDSEADLGLGADAERGNKITLPSQADLVANFIVGYERDALSLRLSTAYKSERLLEVDLEDAAFDLYEDDHMQLDLSAKYRFENGMQVFFNAVNLTDEPFYANRRGYNGQYEEYGPAYVLGVTYSTF encoded by the coding sequence ATGACTAAGCCTGCATTCAATTTTAAAATGGTGGCGCCTCTTGCCGCCGCGATCATCAGCGTCAACGCCGGGGCGCAGCAAGCGCTGGAAACGCAAGGCGAGCTGATGGAGACCATAGTGGTCACCGCCCAGGCGGCCAACGCCCGCAGCGATATCGAGCGTCAGCGCGAATCCAACAAGGTGGTTGCGGTGCAGACTTCCGAGGCCATCGGTGAACTGCCTGACGCCAACGTGACCGAAGCCCTGCAGCGTATGTCCGGCGTATTTATTGCCCGCGACCAGGGCGAAGGTCGCTTCGTGGGTGTGCGCGGTATCGATCCAAACCTGAATGCCTCCACCATCAACGGCATGAGCCTGCCGGCACCGGAAACCGACAGCCGCGCGGTGGCTCTGGATGTGATTCCTTCCGACCTGCTGGCCAGCCTGGAAGTGTTCAAGACCCTGACCCCGGACATGAGTGCCGATTCCATCGGTGGCGCGATCGAAATCAAGAGTATCAATGCGCTGGACCACGACGGTCAGACCTACAAGGTGACCGTGGAAAACGGCTACAGCGAACTGCAGGGCGAAAACAGCCCGAAGTTCGCCGGCACCTATACCAATAAATTCGACCTGGGCGGCCGCACCCTGGGTGTTGCGGTTGCCGCATCGCACCAGGAGCGCAACTTCGGTTCAGAAAATATTGAAACCGACGGCGTGTGGGAAGAATTCACGGCCCTCGACGGCAGCGTGGGCGTAACCGCCGCGGAAATTGAACAGCGCGATTACACCGTAACCCGCGAGCGCACCGGCCTCGCCGCCAACTTCGATCTGGAAGTTTCCGAAGGCAGCCAGCTGTACCTGCACACCCTGTACTCCGACTTTTCCGATGGCGAAGAGCGCCAGCGCAATTCCTTCAAGCTGGACGAGGAGAATGACGATCCGGATACCGTTTCCGCGAGCAGTGTGACCTGGTCCGATGCGGCGCTGGAAAAAGAATTGAAAGACCGCTACGAGGAACAGGAAATCCTGTCGGTGGTTGCCGGCGGTTCCCACGATATGGACAAGTGGGGCGTTGAGTATGCCGTGGGCTTCTCTCACGCGGAAGAATCCGAGCCGCACCGTCGCGACACCACCTTCGTGCAGGAAGGTCTGGAGCTGGGTTATACCCGCGCGGGCAAGATCCCGAAAATGTTCGCCGCCGATGCCAGCGCAATGGATGCCGCCAGCTATGAGCTGGACGAACTGGTGGTTGAAGACAACTATACCGACGATGAGGAAGTCAGCTTCCGTATCGACTTCCGCCGCGATATCGATGTGGCCGGTCACCCGTCTGAACTGAAGTTCGGTCTGCACGAGCGTCGCCGGGAAAAAACCGGTGACCTGAATGCCACCGTTTACGATGGCTTCGGCGGCGATTTCACTCTCGCAGATTTTGCCAGCAATGGCGTTGACTACGGTCTGGGCGACTTCGGCCCGGGTGTGAACAAGGGCGCACTGAATGCGTTTATCAACGCCAATCTGGACAGCTTCGAAATCGACGAAACCAGCACCGCGCTGGATTCTGCGCGCGATTACGTGATGAACGAGGATATCTCCGCGCTCTACCTGATGAACGATATCGACTTCGGCCGCGCCAACCTGGTGTACGGGGTGCGCTATGAAGCTACCGACTTCAGCGCCGACGGCTATCGCGTGGCGGAGTCCGGCGAAGCGATTTCCGGAGCCGAAGAGATTGCCGAAGACGTGTATGTCTCTGCGGTGTCCTACGAGCGCGACTACAGCAACCTGTTCCCGAGCGTGAACTTCAAGTACGACTACAGCGAAAACGTCGTACTGCGCGCCGCCTACACCGAATCCCTGTCCCGCCCGTCCTTCGGCGACCTGAACCCGTCCGCCGCCGAGATCGAATACGACGAGGGCGAGCTGGAGGTGGCCGCGGGCAACCCGGCGCTGGACCCTTATGAGGCGCGTAACTTCGACGTTTCCTTCGAGTACTACGCCGATTCCCTGGGCATGTTCTCCCTGGGTGCTTTCCACAAGCAGATCGATAACTTCGTGGTGACCGCAGACGTGGCCAGCACCGCGGACTACAGCCTGTACGTGGGCAGCCTGGCGGTAGAAGAAGCGGAAATCTTCCAGCCGATCAACGGCGACAAGGCGACCCTGACCGGTGCCGAGCTGTCTTGGACCCGCGGTTTCGACAACGGCTTCCTGTTGCGTGCCAATGCCACCATGACGGACTCCGAAGCGGACCTGGGTCTGGGTGCTGACGCCGAGCGCGGCAACAAGATCACCCTCCCTTCCCAGGCGGACCTGGTGGCCAACTTTATCGTTGGCTACGAGCGCGATGCCCTGAGCCTGCGCCTGTCCACCGCCTACAAGAGCGAGCGACTGCTGGAAGTGGATCTGGAAGACGCGGCGTTTGACCTCTACGAAGACGACCACATGCAGCTGGATCTGTCCGCCAAGTACCGCTTCGAGAATGGTATGCAGGTGTTCTTCAATGCGGTGAACCTCACCGACGAGCCGTTCTACGCCAACCGTCGCGGCTACAACGGTCAATACGAAGAGTACGGCCCGGCTTACGTACTGGGTGTGACTTACTCGACCTTCTAA
- the msrQ gene encoding protein-methionine-sulfoxide reductase heme-binding subunit MsrQ has protein sequence MGRPVSGAAWRKPLAITLQVCVHLGALLPLLWLFVAINQGRLGGDPVKELIHYLGMGTIRLLLLTLLVSPLAKSLHFGQLNRLRRPLGLWCFAWATLHFSAWLALDLGLDWSLIGGELVKRTYILLGFSAWLILLALAITSLPALLRKMGRNWKKLHGLLYIVVLLACWHFWWSVKSGWIEPAIYFAIALALLLWRRASISRWITSLRR, from the coding sequence ATGGGCCGCCCTGTATCTGGCGCCGCCTGGCGCAAACCACTGGCGATTACGCTACAGGTATGCGTGCACCTGGGGGCATTGCTGCCACTGTTGTGGCTGTTCGTGGCCATCAATCAGGGGCGTCTCGGCGGCGATCCGGTGAAGGAGCTGATTCACTATCTGGGAATGGGCACCATCCGCCTGCTGCTGCTCACGCTGCTGGTTTCCCCCCTGGCGAAATCCCTGCATTTCGGTCAGCTTAACCGCCTGCGCAGGCCGCTGGGGCTCTGGTGCTTCGCCTGGGCCACCCTGCATTTCAGCGCCTGGCTGGCGCTGGATCTCGGCCTTGACTGGTCGTTGATCGGTGGTGAGCTGGTCAAGCGCACCTATATCCTGCTGGGATTTTCCGCCTGGCTGATATTACTGGCGCTGGCGATTACCTCGCTACCCGCATTGCTCAGGAAAATGGGCCGCAATTGGAAAAAGCTCCATGGCCTGCTGTATATCGTGGTGCTGCTCGCCTGCTGGCATTTCTGGTGGTCGGTGAAGAGTGGCTGGATAGAGCCCGCGATCTATTTCGCGATCGCACTGGCATTGTTGCTGTGGCGGCGGGCTTCTATCTCAAGGTGGATAACTTCACTGCGGCGTTGA
- a CDS encoding PhoX family phosphatase, whose amino-acid sequence MTHGKQPDSTEQTPSNPQRRTLLKTLGAATAATAGATLLPGCTQKNTPGAQENLGFKEIPHRLDFTHHIPQGYSTDRVLSWGDPLDAFSEPFNPEKLTAPEQARRFGYNNDFIAYMPLAEDAGPAEGDRHCLSRNSERGLLCVNHEYTQPHLMFAGYSEDSANRGTSDDHIAIEQQACGHSVVEIEKTAHGWQPVAGSPYNRRLSLTTTMEIVGPAAGDRRLQTNEDPSGTRVFGTVGNCAGGKTPWGTVLIAEEGFGGAFQGDPDNIADETEARNHHAFGISPDNRNWGDYDRRFDISVEPNEPNRFGWMVEYDPYDPQSTPRKLTSLGRFEHEGFTLVSKPGQPIVAYGGDDDEHQFVYRFVSRGIYRPGDNHHNRALLTEGTLYAGQFSEGGSGRWLPLVHGQGPLTAANGFRNQADVLVDARRAAKLLGATPMDRPEDVETNPVNDCTYVMLTKNKKRKPDEVNAANPRARNTAGHVLEIVPPGRSGERDHVSDTFRWNTFLLGGNPNAENPAERGAYGQQQPGNISPHGWFANPDNVAFDQRGNMWIATDGCESFGFHDGLWAMATEGELRAAPKHFFGCPEGGEICGPEFTPDGKTLFVSVQHPADADNSTFDHPIHRWPDNNPQLPPRPSVLAIHRDDGGLVGS is encoded by the coding sequence ATGACACACGGCAAGCAACCCGATAGCACTGAACAGACCCCGAGCAATCCCCAGCGCCGCACGTTGCTCAAAACCCTGGGGGCAGCAACCGCCGCCACGGCCGGTGCCACACTGCTGCCCGGATGTACGCAAAAAAATACACCCGGGGCACAGGAGAATCTCGGGTTCAAAGAGATCCCTCACCGTCTCGATTTCACCCACCACATACCACAGGGCTACAGCACCGACCGGGTGTTGAGCTGGGGGGATCCGCTGGATGCATTCAGCGAGCCATTCAACCCGGAAAAGCTGACCGCCCCGGAACAGGCACGCCGCTTCGGCTACAACAATGATTTCATTGCCTATATGCCGCTGGCCGAGGATGCGGGGCCCGCTGAGGGAGACAGGCATTGCCTGAGTCGCAACAGCGAGCGCGGCCTGCTGTGCGTCAATCACGAATACACCCAGCCGCACCTGATGTTTGCCGGCTACAGCGAAGACAGCGCCAACCGCGGTACCAGCGACGATCACATTGCCATTGAGCAACAGGCCTGCGGCCACAGCGTGGTGGAAATCGAGAAAACAGCCCACGGCTGGCAGCCGGTTGCGGGCAGCCCCTACAACCGTCGCCTGTCCCTCACCACCACCATGGAAATCGTCGGTCCCGCCGCGGGCGATCGCCGTCTGCAGACCAACGAAGACCCCAGCGGCACGCGGGTATTCGGAACTGTGGGAAACTGCGCCGGGGGCAAGACACCTTGGGGAACGGTGCTGATTGCCGAGGAAGGGTTTGGCGGCGCTTTCCAAGGAGACCCGGACAACATTGCGGATGAAACAGAGGCGCGCAATCACCACGCATTTGGCATCTCACCGGACAACCGCAACTGGGGAGACTACGATCGCCGCTTCGATATCAGCGTGGAGCCGAACGAGCCGAACCGCTTTGGCTGGATGGTGGAATACGATCCTTATGACCCGCAATCGACTCCGCGCAAGCTGACCAGCCTGGGCCGCTTTGAACACGAGGGCTTCACCCTGGTGAGCAAACCCGGGCAACCCATTGTGGCCTACGGTGGCGACGACGATGAGCACCAGTTTGTGTACCGCTTTGTATCCCGCGGCATTTATCGCCCGGGCGACAACCACCACAACCGCGCGCTGCTGACCGAGGGCACCCTGTACGCGGGGCAGTTTTCCGAGGGCGGCAGCGGGCGCTGGTTACCACTGGTGCACGGCCAGGGACCGCTGACCGCTGCGAACGGGTTTCGCAACCAGGCGGATGTGCTGGTGGACGCACGCCGCGCAGCGAAACTGCTGGGCGCGACACCGATGGACCGCCCGGAGGATGTGGAGACCAATCCGGTCAACGACTGCACCTATGTGATGCTGACCAAAAACAAGAAGCGCAAGCCGGACGAGGTAAACGCGGCCAATCCGCGCGCGCGCAATACCGCGGGCCATGTGCTGGAAATTGTGCCGCCGGGACGCAGCGGCGAACGGGATCATGTGAGTGACACTTTCCGCTGGAATACCTTCTTGCTCGGCGGCAATCCCAATGCGGAAAACCCGGCAGAGCGCGGCGCTTACGGCCAGCAGCAGCCCGGCAATATTTCCCCCCACGGCTGGTTTGCCAATCCGGACAATGTGGCCTTCGACCAGCGCGGCAATATGTGGATCGCCACCGATGGCTGCGAGAGCTTCGGCTTTCACGACGGGCTGTGGGCGATGGCGACCGAGGGGGAGCTGCGCGCGGCACCCAAGCACTTTTTTGGCTGCCCTGAAGGCGGGGAAATCTGCGGTCCGGAATTCACTCCGGATGGAAAGACCCTGTTTGTCTCGGTACAACACCCGGCGGATGCGGACAACTCGACGTTTGATCACCCGATACACCGCTGGCCGGACAATAATCCACAGCTTCCGCCGCGGCCCTCGGTGCTCGCCATTCACAGAGACGATGGCGGTCTGGTCGGGAGCTGA